From Paraburkholderia sabiae, a single genomic window includes:
- a CDS encoding NADH:flavin oxidoreductase/NADH oxidase: MSALFTPLTLRSVTLPNRIVVSPMCQYSAERGEATAWHMIHLGHLALSGAGMLCIEATAVEPDGRITPADLGLWDDVTEEALKPVIAAIRKYSKVHIAMQLSHAGRKASSEVPWRGGQLIPVADGGWLPHAPSALPHKAGEEAPLALDSAGLNRIREAFAATARRAARLGIDALEVHAAHGYLLHQFLSPLANQRTDEYGGSLENRMRFPLEIFDIVRAAFPADKPVGARVSAVDWVEGGITIEDTIAFAKELKKRGCDWVDVSSGGVSPLQKIPVEPGYQVPFAKAVREATGLTTVAVGLITDPEHANQLIEEGDADLVAMARAMLYDPRWPWHAAAKLGATVEAPPQYWRSQPREQKALFGDISFGQR, translated from the coding sequence ATGAGCGCACTTTTCACTCCGCTCACGCTGCGTAGCGTGACGCTGCCGAACCGCATCGTCGTGTCGCCGATGTGCCAATACTCCGCTGAACGCGGCGAAGCGACGGCATGGCACATGATTCACCTCGGCCATCTCGCGCTGTCGGGCGCGGGCATGCTGTGCATCGAGGCAACGGCTGTCGAACCCGATGGCCGCATCACACCCGCCGATCTCGGCTTGTGGGACGACGTGACGGAAGAAGCGCTGAAGCCCGTGATCGCCGCGATCCGCAAGTATTCGAAGGTACACATTGCGATGCAGTTGTCGCACGCGGGGCGCAAGGCATCGAGCGAAGTACCGTGGAGAGGCGGACAACTGATTCCTGTCGCCGACGGCGGCTGGTTACCGCACGCGCCGTCCGCTCTGCCGCACAAGGCAGGCGAAGAAGCGCCGCTCGCGCTCGACAGTGCCGGTCTCAACCGCATTCGCGAAGCGTTCGCAGCGACCGCGCGACGTGCCGCGCGTCTCGGCATCGATGCGCTCGAAGTGCACGCTGCGCATGGTTATCTGCTGCATCAGTTCCTGTCGCCGCTCGCGAACCAGCGCACGGACGAATATGGCGGCTCGCTCGAAAACCGCATGCGTTTCCCGCTCGAAATCTTCGATATCGTGCGCGCGGCATTTCCGGCAGATAAGCCAGTTGGCGCGCGCGTGTCGGCGGTCGACTGGGTCGAAGGCGGCATCACGATCGAAGACACCATCGCGTTTGCAAAGGAGCTGAAGAAGCGCGGTTGCGACTGGGTCGATGTATCGTCGGGCGGCGTTTCGCCTTTGCAGAAGATTCCCGTTGAACCCGGCTATCAGGTGCCGTTCGCGAAGGCGGTCAGGGAAGCGACGGGTTTGACGACGGTCGCCGTCGGTCTGATCACGGACCCGGAGCATGCGAACCAGCTGATCGAAGAGGGCGACGCCGATCTCGTCGCGATGGCGCGCGCGATGCTCTACGATCCGCGCTGGCCGTGGCACGCGGCCGCGAAGCTCGGTGCAACCGTCGAGGCGCCGCCGCAATACTGGCGCTCGCAACCGCGTGAGCAGAAGGCGCTATTCGGCGATATTTCGTTCGGTCAGCGCTGA
- a CDS encoding LysR family transcriptional regulator, which translates to MDLTLLRAFATVAREGNLTRAATQLHLTQPAVSLQIKNLQTALGVTLFTRTSHGLALTRDGQALLPHAERALAAASDVERAAATLRQEVRGRLRIGTILDPTFLRLGGFLKQLVETWPHVETQLRHGMSGWVRDQVRAGELDVGYYIGQPDDDDTRDAPIFHAVTLTHFQYRVLAPPGWKDRMKGARDWRALASFPWIWTPPASAHNRLLTRRFADAGVKPIKVAEVDQEPSMLDLVKSGIGLTLARDSIALAEAHAHALTIVEDVTVPTELTFITLAAHRDEPAIAAALKLIELQWST; encoded by the coding sequence ATGGATCTCACCCTGCTCCGCGCATTTGCAACGGTCGCACGCGAAGGCAATCTGACGCGCGCCGCGACGCAATTGCATCTGACCCAGCCCGCCGTGAGTCTGCAGATCAAGAACCTGCAGACTGCGCTCGGCGTGACGCTCTTCACGCGCACGTCGCACGGGCTCGCGCTGACGCGCGACGGTCAGGCGCTGTTGCCACATGCCGAGCGCGCGCTCGCGGCCGCAAGCGATGTCGAACGCGCGGCGGCCACGCTGCGTCAGGAAGTGCGCGGACGTCTGCGCATCGGCACGATTCTCGATCCGACGTTCCTGCGACTCGGCGGCTTTCTGAAGCAGCTGGTCGAAACGTGGCCGCATGTCGAGACGCAGCTTCGGCACGGCATGTCGGGCTGGGTGCGCGATCAGGTGCGCGCGGGCGAACTGGACGTCGGCTATTACATCGGCCAGCCAGATGACGACGACACGCGCGACGCGCCGATCTTTCATGCCGTCACGCTCACGCACTTCCAATATCGCGTGCTGGCGCCGCCCGGCTGGAAAGACCGCATGAAGGGCGCGCGCGACTGGCGCGCGCTCGCTTCGTTTCCATGGATCTGGACGCCCCCCGCGTCCGCGCACAACCGCCTGCTGACGCGCCGTTTCGCCGATGCCGGCGTCAAGCCCATCAAGGTCGCCGAAGTCGATCAGGAACCGTCGATGCTCGATCTCGTCAAATCCGGCATCGGGCTCACGCTCGCGCGCGATTCGATTGCGCTCGCCGAAGCGCACGCGCACGCGCTGACAATCGTCGAAGACGTGACGGTGCCGACGGAGCTGACGTTCATCACGCTCGCCGCGCACAGGGACGAGCCGGCCATCGCCGCGGCGTTGAAACTGATCGAGCTGCAATGGTCGACTTGA
- the phhA gene encoding phenylalanine 4-monooxygenase — protein MSVPNTAKLKEQFDAGLETRADFTIDQPMHRYGAVDHAVWNQLYTRQTALLKGRVCDAFLEGVERLNLSPESVPSFDAINAQLMPATGWQIVAVPGLVPDQVFFEHLANRRFPVTWWMRRPDQLDYLQEPDCFHDLYGHVPLLINPVFADYMHAYGRAALAAHDANALPLLARLYWYTVEFGLIRDEASPNGVQIYGAGIVSSKGETLYSQLSDAPNRIAFNLERVMQTQYRIDTFQKTYFVIDDFSQLFDVARTDFAPLLNKLADAKPFAAGDVRDTDTVITRGTGEGWATDADV, from the coding sequence ATGTCTGTTCCGAACACCGCGAAGCTCAAAGAGCAATTCGACGCAGGCCTCGAAACCCGCGCCGACTTCACCATCGACCAGCCTATGCATCGCTACGGTGCGGTCGATCACGCGGTCTGGAATCAGCTCTATACGCGGCAGACGGCGCTGCTCAAGGGGCGCGTCTGCGACGCGTTCCTGGAAGGCGTGGAGCGGCTGAATCTGTCGCCGGAAAGCGTGCCGTCGTTCGACGCGATCAACGCGCAGTTGATGCCCGCGACGGGCTGGCAGATCGTCGCCGTGCCGGGGCTCGTGCCCGATCAGGTGTTCTTCGAACATCTCGCGAATCGCCGCTTTCCCGTTACATGGTGGATGCGTCGGCCGGATCAGCTCGACTATCTGCAGGAACCCGATTGCTTCCACGATCTGTACGGCCACGTGCCGCTGCTGATCAATCCTGTATTCGCCGACTACATGCACGCATACGGCCGCGCAGCGCTCGCCGCACACGATGCGAACGCGCTGCCGCTGCTCGCGCGGCTCTACTGGTACACGGTCGAGTTCGGCCTGATCCGCGACGAAGCGAGTCCGAACGGCGTGCAGATCTACGGTGCGGGCATCGTGTCGAGCAAGGGCGAAACGCTGTACAGCCAGCTAAGCGACGCGCCGAACCGCATCGCGTTCAATCTCGAACGCGTGATGCAGACGCAATACCGGATCGACACGTTCCAGAAGACCTACTTCGTGATCGACGATTTCTCGCAGCTGTTCGACGTCGCGCGCACCGATTTCGCGCCGCTGCTGAACAAGCTCGCAGACGCAAAGCCTTTCGCAGCCGGCGATGTGCGCGACACTGACACCGTCATCACGCGCGGCACGGGCGAAGGCTGGGCAACGGACGCCGACGTCTGA
- a CDS encoding SET domain-containing protein, which yields MSSRRIAVRQSGVHGKGVFALEPIAAGERLIEYKGERISWKEALRRHPHNPDEPNHTFYFALDSGDVIDGKIKGNSARWINHSCAPNCEAEEIDGHVYIDALRDIDAGEELFYDYGLVIDARQTKKLKKEYECRCGARKCRGTMLARPDKKDEKKSKKKK from the coding sequence ATGAGTTCACGCAGGATCGCTGTGCGTCAATCGGGCGTGCACGGCAAAGGCGTGTTTGCACTCGAACCGATCGCGGCCGGCGAGCGGCTGATCGAATACAAGGGCGAACGGATTTCGTGGAAAGAAGCGCTGCGTCGGCATCCTCATAATCCGGACGAACCGAATCACACGTTCTACTTCGCGCTCGACAGCGGCGACGTGATCGACGGCAAGATCAAGGGCAACAGCGCGCGCTGGATCAACCACTCGTGCGCGCCGAACTGTGAAGCGGAAGAGATCGACGGCCATGTCTATATCGACGCGCTGCGCGATATCGACGCCGGCGAAGAGCTGTTCTACGACTACGGGCTCGTGATCGACGCGCGGCAGACGAAGAAGCTCAAGAAGGAATACGAATGCCGCTGCGGCGCGCGTAAGTGCCGCGGCACGATGCTTGCGCGGCCGGACAAGAAAGACGAGAAGAAATCGAAGAAGAAGAAGTGA
- a CDS encoding CoA-acylating methylmalonate-semialdehyde dehydrogenase produces the protein MSETDQSKVRALTHAINGQPVDGTSQRFGDVFNPATGDVTSRVPLASVAEVDAAVAAAKAAFPAWSETAPIKRARVLFKFKELLDRHHDELAELITREHGKVFSDAKGEVMRGIEIVEFACGIPNLLKTDFTDQIGGGIDNWNLRQPLGVVAGITPFNFPMMVPCWMFPVAIACGNTFVLKPSERDPSASVRLAELLKEAGLPDGVFNVVHGDKVAVDALLAHPDVSALSFVGSTPIAEYIYTEGTKHGKRVQALGGAKNHLVVMPDADLDQAVDALIGAAYGSAGERCMAISVAVAVGHIADELIERLTPRVKSLKIMNGMEGEAEMGPLVTAAHREKVSGYIEAGVDAGAKLVVDGRGHQVAGHEKGFFLGGTLFDDVKTDMKIYREEIFGPVLCVVRVPDFASAVELINKNEFANGVSLFTSDGGVARAFSRQIQIGMVGINVPIPVPMAWHSFGGWKKSLFGDHHAYGEEGVRFYTRYKSVMQRWPDSIAKGAEFTMPVAK, from the coding sequence ATGAGCGAGACAGATCAAAGCAAGGTGCGCGCGCTGACGCACGCGATCAACGGCCAGCCCGTCGATGGCACGAGCCAGCGTTTTGGCGACGTGTTCAATCCCGCGACGGGCGACGTCACTTCGCGCGTGCCGCTCGCGAGTGTTGCCGAAGTCGATGCAGCTGTTGCTGCGGCGAAGGCCGCGTTTCCCGCATGGAGCGAAACGGCGCCGATCAAACGCGCGCGCGTGCTGTTCAAGTTCAAGGAACTGCTCGACCGACATCACGACGAACTCGCCGAACTGATCACGCGCGAGCACGGCAAGGTGTTTTCCGATGCGAAGGGCGAAGTGATGCGCGGCATCGAAATCGTCGAGTTCGCATGCGGCATTCCGAATCTGTTGAAGACGGACTTCACCGATCAGATCGGCGGCGGCATCGACAACTGGAATCTGCGTCAGCCGCTCGGCGTCGTCGCGGGCATCACACCGTTCAACTTCCCGATGATGGTGCCGTGCTGGATGTTCCCCGTTGCGATCGCGTGCGGTAACACGTTCGTGTTGAAGCCTTCGGAACGCGATCCGTCGGCATCCGTGCGACTCGCCGAACTATTGAAGGAAGCGGGCTTGCCTGACGGCGTGTTCAATGTCGTGCATGGCGACAAGGTGGCCGTTGATGCACTGCTCGCACATCCTGATGTGAGCGCGTTGTCGTTCGTCGGCTCGACGCCGATTGCAGAATACATCTACACAGAAGGCACGAAACACGGCAAGCGCGTGCAGGCGCTGGGCGGCGCAAAGAATCATCTCGTCGTGATGCCGGATGCGGATCTCGATCAGGCCGTCGATGCGTTGATCGGCGCGGCCTATGGCTCGGCGGGCGAGCGCTGCATGGCGATCTCGGTTGCTGTGGCCGTCGGTCATATCGCCGACGAACTGATCGAGCGACTCACGCCGCGTGTGAAGTCGCTGAAGATCATGAACGGCATGGAAGGTGAAGCCGAAATGGGTCCGCTCGTGACGGCAGCGCATCGCGAGAAAGTGTCGGGCTATATCGAAGCGGGGGTCGATGCTGGTGCGAAGCTGGTCGTCGATGGGCGTGGTCATCAGGTGGCCGGTCACGAGAAGGGCTTCTTCCTTGGCGGCACATTGTTCGACGATGTGAAGACCGATATGAAGATCTACCGCGAAGAGATTTTCGGGCCTGTGCTGTGCGTGGTGCGTGTGCCTGATTTCGCTTCCGCTGTCGAACTGATCAACAAGAACGAGTTTGCGAATGGCGTCTCGCTGTTCACGTCGGATGGCGGCGTTGCGCGTGCGTTTTCGCGGCAGATTCAGATCGGCATGGTCGGCATCAACGTGCCGATTCCGGTGCCGATGGCGTGGCATTCGTTCGGCGGCTGGAAGAAGTCATTGTTCGGCGATCACCATGCTTATGGCGAAGAAGGCGTGCGCTTCTATACACGCTACAAGAGCGTGATGCAGCGCTGGCCGGACAGCATCGCGAAGGGCGCCGAATTCACGATGCCTGTTGCGAAATAA
- a CDS encoding 4a-hydroxytetrahydrobiopterin dehydratase, giving the protein MIQKLTSEERTQQVAQLNGWQNVEGRDAIKRQFKFADFNEAFGFMTRVAIKAQEMDHHPEWFNVYSNVEITLSTHDANGITERDIRLARFIDEITAGK; this is encoded by the coding sequence ATGATCCAGAAACTAACTTCGGAAGAACGCACGCAGCAAGTCGCGCAACTGAACGGTTGGCAAAACGTCGAAGGCCGCGACGCGATCAAGCGGCAATTCAAGTTCGCCGATTTCAACGAAGCGTTCGGCTTCATGACGCGCGTCGCAATCAAGGCTCAGGAGATGGACCATCACCCGGAATGGTTCAACGTCTACAGCAACGTCGAGATCACGCTTTCGACGCACGATGCAAACGGAATCACCGAGCGCGACATTCGGCTCGCGCGTTTTATCGATGAAATAACTGCCGGAAAGTGA
- a CDS encoding class IV adenylate cyclase, with protein sequence MARNIEIKARAQQFEQLRERAAALAPDAPLIFRQQDFFYDVPRGRLKLRQFDDGTPAELIFYQRDDRDGPKASYYTRSPVTNPEAMHSLLATALTTRGIVTKERHVYIVGRTRIHLDRVDGLGDFVELEVVLAQDDDEEGGETEAHEVFAKLGVPESDLVAVAYVDMLNQEPLKAA encoded by the coding sequence ATGGCACGCAACATCGAAATCAAAGCCCGCGCGCAGCAGTTCGAGCAGCTTCGCGAGCGCGCGGCCGCTCTTGCGCCTGACGCTCCGTTGATCTTTCGCCAGCAGGACTTTTTCTACGACGTGCCGCGCGGCCGTCTGAAGCTGCGTCAGTTCGACGACGGCACGCCTGCCGAACTGATCTTCTATCAGCGCGACGACCGCGACGGTCCGAAGGCGTCGTACTACACGCGCAGCCCGGTGACGAACCCCGAAGCGATGCACTCGCTGCTCGCAACCGCGCTCACGACGCGCGGCATCGTCACGAAGGAACGTCACGTGTATATCGTCGGGCGTACGCGGATTCATCTGGATCGCGTCGACGGTCTCGGCGATTTCGTCGAACTCGAAGTCGTGCTCGCGCAGGATGACGACGAAGAAGGCGGCGAAACCGAAGCGCATGAAGTGTTTGCGAAACTCGGCGTGCCGGAATCGGACCTCGTCGCCGTCGCGTATGTGGATATGCTGAATCAGGAGCCGTTGAAGGCCGCGTGA
- a CDS encoding GMC family oxidoreductase has translation MSTTARKLEGEFDYIIIGAGTAGCVLANRLTEDPDVSVLLLEAGGKDDYHWIHVPVGYLYCIGNPRTDWLYKTQAEPGLNGRALSYPRGRVLGGCSSINGMIYMRGQREDYDEWARVTNDASWSWDAVLPVFKRSEDHHGGANEFHGAGGQWRVEKQRLKWKILETFAEAATETGIPATDDFNRGNNTGVGYFDVNQKRGIRWNASKAFLRPALQRSNLTVITGAHTQRVVFEGKRCVGVEYRGDNVEYIAKVRIEVIMSSGAVNSPQLLELSGVGNGARLQNLGIEVVKDLRGVGENLQDHLQLRMAYKVHGVRTLNTASAHWWGKMMIGLQYLLMQSGPMSMSPSQLGAFAKSDMNDRSLTRPDLEYHVQPLSLDKFGEPLHRFNAFTASVCHLRPTSRGSVHIDSRDPHAAPLIAPNYLSTDYDRHVAANALRLTRRIAAAPALQRYRPEEILPGIQFQTEEELQRAAGNVGTTIFHPVGTCRMGTADDPGAVVDSRLRVIGVEGLRIVDASVMPTITSGNTNSPTLMIAERASDMIRADRRARADSLSIETRAASPMSVA, from the coding sequence GTGAGCACGACAGCAAGAAAACTCGAAGGCGAGTTCGACTACATCATCATTGGTGCGGGCACGGCGGGTTGTGTGCTTGCGAATCGGCTCACCGAAGATCCCGACGTCAGCGTGCTGTTGCTCGAAGCAGGCGGCAAAGACGATTATCACTGGATTCATGTGCCGGTCGGCTACCTCTATTGCATCGGCAATCCGCGCACCGATTGGCTCTATAAAACGCAGGCTGAACCGGGTTTGAATGGTCGCGCGTTGTCGTATCCGCGTGGCCGCGTATTGGGCGGCTGTTCGTCGATCAACGGCATGATCTACATGCGCGGTCAGCGCGAAGATTACGACGAATGGGCGCGCGTAACGAACGATGCATCGTGGTCATGGGATGCCGTGCTGCCAGTCTTCAAACGCAGCGAAGATCATCACGGCGGCGCCAATGAATTTCACGGCGCGGGCGGTCAATGGCGTGTCGAGAAGCAGCGCCTCAAATGGAAGATTCTTGAGACGTTCGCCGAAGCCGCAACAGAAACCGGCATACCCGCCACCGACGATTTCAATCGCGGCAACAACACAGGTGTCGGTTATTTCGATGTGAACCAGAAGCGCGGCATTCGCTGGAATGCATCGAAGGCGTTTTTGCGGCCTGCGTTACAGCGATCGAATCTCACCGTCATCACGGGCGCGCACACGCAACGCGTCGTGTTCGAAGGCAAGCGTTGCGTCGGTGTCGAATATCGCGGCGACAACGTCGAGTACATCGCGAAGGTGCGTATCGAAGTGATCATGAGTTCGGGCGCGGTGAACTCGCCGCAATTGCTCGAACTGTCGGGCGTCGGGAATGGCGCGCGTTTGCAGAATCTCGGCATCGAGGTCGTCAAGGATCTGCGCGGCGTCGGCGAAAATCTGCAGGATCATTTGCAGTTGCGCATGGCGTATAAGGTGCACGGCGTACGCACGTTGAACACGGCGTCAGCACACTGGTGGGGCAAGATGATGATCGGGCTGCAGTATCTGTTGATGCAGAGCGGACCGATGTCGATGTCGCCATCGCAACTGGGCGCGTTCGCGAAGTCGGACATGAACGACAGGTCATTGACGCGTCCCGATCTCGAGTATCACGTGCAGCCGCTTTCGCTCGACAAGTTCGGCGAGCCATTGCATCGTTTCAATGCGTTCACCGCATCCGTGTGTCATTTGCGGCCCACGTCGCGCGGCAGCGTGCACATCGACTCGCGCGATCCGCATGCAGCGCCGCTGATTGCGCCGAATTATCTGTCGACCGATTACGACCGTCATGTGGCTGCGAACGCATTGCGTCTCACGCGACGCATTGCAGCCGCGCCTGCGTTGCAGCGCTACAGGCCCGAAGAGATTCTTCCCGGCATCCAGTTTCAGACTGAGGAAGAGTTGCAGCGCGCGGCAGGCAATGTCGGCACGACGATCTTCCATCCTGTCGGCACGTGCCGGATGGGCACGGCGGACGATCCGGGTGCAGTCGTCGATAGCCGCTTGCGTGTGATTGGCGTCGAAGGTCTGCGTATCGTGGATGCGTCGGTGATGCCGACGATCACGTCGGGCAACACGAACTCGCCGACGCTGATGATCGCCGAGCGTGCAAGCGACATGATTCGCGCCGACCGTCGCGCGCGTGCAGACAGTCTCTCAATCGAGACACGCGCTGCATCGCCAATGTCGGTTGCATGA
- a CDS encoding sensor histidine kinase — protein MNYPAANSLRRQLLRRLAAPLSLLALMSGLIAYWLAWQYTQHVVDRSLADLATAISKQIQIAGPEAPITVPPLAQAMFSDPVEQLVYRISNGETEIAGDPKLPLQGTNVRRMHYAYVFETQHEGTAVRVAQVRVDQPTGNPVVIEVGQPVHHRFRIAAEFLIAIMMPLLLLLLAGWVIVWRVVNQQLNPLTDLADSLNRQTHTSLEPVDETFVPVEIRPLTGALNGLLDRLKSALDAQRKFIADAAHQLRTPLTAIKLHAEQAVVARDPQQTLAAVKELRAAADRAVRLSNQLLSLARAEPGEQAARFVNLDVASLAFDTGAEWVPRALAVHVDLGFQRLDDPSNDHPLVARGNPVLLREVIANLLDNALKYVPPSRINGARITMTVAQVVVDGVAMAEVAVEDNGSGVPPKQQPELFKRFFRGDGQGQSDSSVDGGAGLGLAIVHDIMALHRGSVHYEDAVEGGARFIVRLPVATGAVLREPEQARETKKPAHAPVDP, from the coding sequence ATGAACTATCCCGCCGCGAATAGCCTGCGCCGCCAGTTGCTGCGCCGGCTCGCCGCTCCCCTTTCGCTGCTCGCGCTGATGAGCGGCCTCATCGCGTACTGGCTCGCGTGGCAATACACGCAGCACGTCGTCGACCGTTCGCTCGCCGATCTCGCTACCGCCATTTCGAAGCAGATCCAGATCGCCGGTCCCGAGGCGCCCATCACGGTCCCGCCGCTCGCGCAGGCGATGTTCTCCGATCCCGTCGAACAGCTGGTCTACCGCATCAGCAACGGCGAAACCGAAATCGCCGGCGATCCGAAGCTGCCGCTGCAAGGCACGAACGTGCGGCGCATGCATTACGCGTATGTGTTCGAGACGCAGCACGAAGGCACGGCAGTGCGCGTCGCGCAGGTTCGCGTCGATCAGCCGACGGGCAATCCCGTCGTCATCGAAGTCGGGCAGCCTGTACATCACCGCTTCCGCATCGCCGCCGAGTTCCTGATCGCGATCATGATGCCGCTGCTGCTGTTGCTGCTCGCCGGTTGGGTGATCGTGTGGCGCGTCGTAAACCAGCAATTGAATCCGCTGACCGATCTCGCCGATTCATTGAACCGGCAGACACACACGTCGCTGGAACCTGTCGACGAAACCTTCGTCCCCGTCGAAATCCGTCCGCTGACGGGCGCGTTGAACGGCCTGCTCGACCGTCTGAAGTCTGCCCTCGACGCGCAGCGAAAATTCATCGCCGACGCCGCGCATCAACTGCGCACGCCGCTCACCGCGATCAAGCTGCACGCGGAGCAGGCGGTCGTCGCCCGCGATCCGCAGCAGACGCTCGCGGCCGTCAAGGAACTGCGTGCGGCCGCCGATCGCGCGGTGCGTCTGTCGAATCAGCTGCTGTCGCTTGCGCGCGCCGAGCCAGGCGAACAGGCCGCGCGTTTTGTGAATCTCGATGTCGCGTCGCTCGCGTTCGATACGGGCGCCGAATGGGTGCCGCGTGCGCTCGCCGTGCACGTCGATCTCGGCTTCCAGCGGCTCGACGATCCATCGAACGATCATCCGTTGGTCGCGCGCGGCAATCCTGTGCTGCTGCGCGAAGTGATCGCGAATCTGCTGGATAACGCGCTGAAGTACGTGCCGCCGTCCCGCATCAATGGCGCACGTATCACGATGACGGTCGCGCAAGTGGTCGTGGATGGCGTCGCGATGGCGGAAGTCGCCGTCGAGGACAACGGCTCAGGCGTCCCGCCGAAACAGCAGCCCGAACTGTTCAAGCGCTTCTTCCGCGGTGACGGTCAGGGGCAAAGCGACAGCAGCGTGGACGGCGGTGCAGGTCTCGGCCTCGCAATCGTGCATGACATCATGGCGCTGCATCGCGGCAGCGTGCATTACGAAGATGCCGTCGAAGGCGGCGCACGCTTTATCGTGCGGTTGCCCGTCGCGACGGGCGCCGTGCTGCGCGAACCCGAACAGGCTCGCGAAACAAAAAAACCGGCGCATGCGCCGGTCGATCCCTGA
- a CDS encoding DUF3717 domain-containing protein codes for MSDITIYELEAAINFWRTRSPSSGDELVLCKEASALSKPYALMIVQRQTALPQEGLDEIARAAWDSYVSLKNGLMK; via the coding sequence ATGTCCGATATTACGATCTACGAACTGGAAGCCGCGATCAATTTCTGGCGTACCCGCTCGCCTTCGAGCGGCGACGAACTCGTTCTGTGCAAGGAGGCAAGCGCGCTCTCCAAGCCGTATGCGCTGATGATTGTACAGCGACAGACCGCGCTGCCGCAGGAAGGATTGGACGAGATTGCCCGCGCCGCGTGGGATTCTTACGTGTCCCTTAAAAATGGCCTAATGAAGTGA
- a CDS encoding Lrp/AsnC family transcriptional regulator, translated as MVELDHFDLALLDVLQRFGRATHQQLGEQVPLSPSQIGRRLQRLEAIGVVDGYRVVLRPEKLGLGVMAFTSLKLKHHGDSIIEQFQQQIDVLPEVLECHAVVGDADYLLRIVAPDLNALSSFVMKKLMRVPGVDSVRSNIVLTTFKRNGPLPLGHLTPGAPAV; from the coding sequence ATGGTGGAACTCGATCACTTCGATCTGGCGCTTCTCGACGTCCTGCAGCGCTTCGGGCGCGCAACGCACCAGCAACTCGGCGAGCAGGTGCCGCTGTCACCGTCGCAGATCGGGCGGCGTCTTCAGCGGCTGGAGGCGATCGGTGTGGTCGACGGTTATCGCGTCGTGCTGCGGCCGGAGAAACTCGGGCTCGGCGTGATGGCGTTCACGAGCCTGAAACTGAAGCACCACGGCGATTCGATCATCGAGCAGTTCCAGCAGCAGATCGACGTGCTGCCGGAAGTACTCGAATGTCACGCGGTGGTGGGCGATGCCGATTATCTGCTGCGCATCGTGGCGCCGGATCTGAACGCGCTGTCGTCGTTCGTGATGAAGAAGCTGATGCGGGTGCCGGGCGTCGACAGTGTGCGCTCGAACATCGTGCTGACGACGTTCAAGCGCAACGGCCCGCTGCCGCTCGGTCATCTGACGCCGGGCGCGCCGGCTGTCTGA
- a CDS encoding response regulator transcription factor, whose product MRLLLIEDDRPIARGIQSSLEQAGFTVDMVHDGIFAEQALTQNRHELVILDLGLPGIDGMTLLSRFRQSNRHTPVIVLTARDELNDRVQGLNSGADDYMLKPFEPAELEARIRAVMRRSGPHGDMPRPEVSLGGVRLSGVDRRIFNDDKPLELSPREFAVLEMLLLRHGRVVSKAQLQDHLTHFGGDLGDTAIEVYVHRVRKKLENCRVEIVTVRGFGYLLQEIRQAS is encoded by the coding sequence ATGCGACTCCTTCTGATCGAAGATGACCGCCCCATCGCACGCGGCATCCAAAGCAGTCTCGAACAAGCCGGCTTCACGGTCGACATGGTCCACGACGGCATCTTCGCCGAACAGGCCCTCACGCAAAACCGCCACGAACTCGTGATCCTCGATCTGGGCCTGCCCGGTATCGACGGCATGACGCTGCTCTCGCGTTTCCGCCAGAGCAACCGTCATACACCCGTGATCGTGCTGACCGCGCGCGACGAACTCAACGACCGCGTGCAAGGCCTCAATTCCGGCGCGGACGACTACATGCTGAAACCGTTCGAACCCGCCGAACTCGAAGCGCGTATCCGCGCCGTGATGCGCCGCAGCGGTCCGCATGGCGACATGCCGCGTCCGGAAGTGTCGCTGGGTGGCGTGCGCCTGTCGGGCGTCGATCGCCGTATCTTCAATGACGACAAGCCGCTCGAACTGTCGCCGCGCGAATTCGCCGTGCTCGAAATGCTGCTGCTGCGTCATGGCCGCGTGGTCAGCAAGGCGCAACTGCAAGATCATTTGACGCACTTCGGCGGCGATCTCGGCGATACCGCGATCGAAGTCTATGTGCACCGCGTTCGCAAGAAGCTCGAAAACTGCCGCGTCGAAATCGTCACGGTGCGCGGCTTCGGCTATCTGCTCCAGGAAATCCGCCAGGCGTCATAA